The following nucleotide sequence is from Primulina tabacum isolate GXHZ01 chromosome 2, ASM2559414v2, whole genome shotgun sequence.
ACCTTTGAAGCATGTTTACGATCTTTCTCTGTACTAGATCTACGCTCCAAACCTCCAAGCCTTCTCTGGCGTTCTCTCAAACTCTTAACGTAGGATTGTGTGTGGTCACAAGTtacaatatcacatatatatatatatatatatatatatatatataatatttgtgatATCTTGTAACAAAAAGATAATAACAatatcttttaaaatataaatttaaatggaCAGAATATATTATACCATATCTAGAAGATTTGATATCTCAATCTTCTATGAAATATAATAGTCCAGATAAATTTATCCCACATATACCATAAATTATAACTCATATAATTTATCCGAGTTTATATTAGAGCCACCAAAGGGACCTGGTCGGATTCAATTAAATTAAGctccaataaattaatttgatccaatcaactcatgattaatcaaaataatttattaatcttattcTACTCCACTAAAAGAATAAGATTGCACTATCAAATTAATTGATATTACTGAAgcacaaaatcaataattatatcCTCTGATTTATCGACCCAACATAAGACTCACGAACGATTGACAAACTatcgaataaaataattttagctcGAGTTCGATTCGAAAAAAGTTGAGTTCGGCTCGAGTTTTACAAGTTTGAatactaataaaatatttatcgagCCGACTCGAATAACTCGCGAACCGACTTGATTCGTTTATAGCTCTAGTTATCATCCCCAACAATTCTCATTAAATCAGAATTTAATCAGGTATTCTTGATAATCCTAGGATATACTTCCAACCCAAGTCTAACAGAACCACGAATCTAAATTCATTGTGTTGCATGTACATATTGTTCCAAAATTTTAATGcctttgattttaaattttaaggCGTGTATAGATTTTTCCATCGTGCTATATTGTCTCatgtaataattataattttaaattaaatgacCCATAAATTTCTGAATAATTCAtgtgttatttcaaaaataaatatctaaGAGGCATGACCTACGCTACCACAAAATGGATCATGTAGCTTGATTTGATTTAGCAGTGGGAGTAGACTATTCCAAAGACTAGCTTCAAGTTCTACTGCAGTATGGTTAAAGAAATTGCTTATTCCAGAGACTATACCCGATGCTCTCGGATGGAAAGTGCCCATTTATAGGAAGATATGGTTGTTGGCTGCAGATTATTGGTGGCGGCGTGCCAAAGAATTGAGTGGTGAGGTTGAACTTTGAATCAATAATGCTGCAGCCGCTGCTGCAGAATTGAAGCCTGGATCAGAAGATTATATACTGGACCTACCCCTGAGAGAATCTCTAGAAGTTTACCGGATCAGTTGTTATTTCGCGGTTTTCTAGCTTCTTCTTGATCTTGATGACATTTTCGTGTATTGTTTCGAATCGGTTTCTATGCTCACATGGAGCCATCTTTTTTGCTTTCTCAGACTAGTTGCAATGACGCATGAAACTCATCCGTGTGTGCTTGAAAGGAGATAAATTAATTGCCTGGCAAGATTCATGGGAAGTCACCAACTTTACCTATTCACATGACCATTTGTGACCCGAAATCTCTTTAGTCTTTACTTTTCTTGCTAGCCTTCATTTATTGCGTTCATCACCTTCTTGCTTTAGTTTGTAATCAAATCGTTGGAAACCGTTTTCTTTGCCTTCCCAACTCATCgggaaaaaatttctttaaaacgCTAGCCAATTCGTAAAGCTCTTCGATTACATTAAAATTAATTGACAGTACATATTGCGATAGAATCCTCCTCCCTTTCCATAGCCATGACGACTTAGCTAGGCTCCATCTTTGATCTGGTAGTATTACAATTTTTTCTAAACCTTTCGATTTCATTTCTTCTTTTTTACTAATGATGTTGGCACGTTTAAAAATACCCTTTTCGCTGTCGAAGCAACTAGCATGTGTACTCATGCTTTCATGCTGTTTGGCATCCCAAGAAGGAATTGGGAATAACTACACTGAAGATGCGTGTAGCGTAGCACCGTATCGTGATCTTTGCATCCATTCTCTTGCATCCTTTTCGAATAAAGCAAAACAGGACCCTGGTAAATGGGCTCGTGCAGGCGTTTCCGTGACCATTGGAGAAGCCAAGAAAGTTGCCGGGTCCTTGGCAAAATTGAAGAGAAATGGAAGTGGACGTGTGGCAAGAGGAAGAAACAGGATGGCTGTTTCAGACTGCGTTGAATGCTTCCAAGACGCGCTGGATAATCTTCACGAATCGCTCGACGTGCTGAGAAACCTTAGTATT
It contains:
- the LOC142523754 gene encoding pectinesterase inhibitor 6-like — encoded protein: MMLARLKIPFSLSKQLACVLMLSCCLASQEGIGNNYTEDACSVAPYRDLCIHSLASFSNKAKQDPGKWARAGVSVTIGEAKKVAGSLAKLKRNGSGRVARGRNRMAVSDCVECFQDALDNLHESLDVLRNLSIVQFGSQMEDVTTWVSAALTDEDTCLDGFDQAKGKHLVSVLLCVSKVSYMTSNALALVNKLATTGPGYLTDDLNHRRRRR